From Pempheris klunzingeri isolate RE-2024b chromosome 18, fPemKlu1.hap1, whole genome shotgun sequence, a single genomic window includes:
- the rhag gene encoding ammonium transporter Rh type A yields the protein MPAYATNMRMKFPILALVLEIITIILFAVFVVYDDGKGHGHDAHANETQHEPAPMDLYPMFQDVHVMIFIGFGFLMTFLKRYGFSSVGVNLLLAAFGLQWGLLMQGIWHLEDGKIKVSIFKIINADFSTATVLISFGAVLGKTSPVQLLIMTVLEITIFSINEHLVAEVLKANDVGASMIIHAYGAYFGLAVARVLYRPGLRNGHENDGSVYHSDLFAMIGTVFLWMFWPSFNSAIAEPGFTQLTAVINTYLSLASCVLSAYAISSLVEHKGKLDMVHIQNATLAGGVAVGTCADMNIGPFGAMLIGLVAGIISTLGFKYLSPILASNLGIQDTCGVHNLHGMPGILGGLAGILAVALGKKDGEAAMQAAALASSLGFALVGGAITGLIMKLPFWGQPPDQNCFDDSIYWEVPEEEDENEESLAHADHSKNKAEV from the exons ATGCCTGCGTACGCCACCAACATGAGGATGAAGTTCCCCATCCTGGCCTTGGTTTTGGAGATTATTACCATCatcctgtttgcagtgtttgtgGTCTATGATGATGGGAAAGGTCACGGGCATGACGCTCACGCCAATGAGACTCAACATGAACCAGCGCCCATGGATCTCTACCCCA TGTTTCAGGATGTCCATGTCATGATCTTCATTGGCTTCGGGTTCCTGATGACCTTCCTGAAGAGATACGGGTTCAGCAGCGTGGGCGTCAACTTGCTCCTGGCTGCCTTCGGCCTGCAGTGGGGCCTCCTCATGCAGGGCATCTGGCACCTGGAAGATGGCAAGATCAAAGTCAGCATCTTCAA AATAATCAACGCAGACTTCAGCACAGCTACAGTCTTGATCTCCTTCGGGGCTGTTCTGGGTAAAACCAGCCCTGTGCAGCTCCTCATCATGACCGTACTGGAGATCACCATCTTCTCCATCAATGAACATCTGGTGGCCGAAGTCCTCAAA GCTAATGATGTTGGAGCATCCATGATCATCCACGCTTATGGAGCCTACTTTGGCCTGGCAGTGGCCCGAGTACTTTACCGACCAGGGTTAAGAAACGGACATGAGAATGACGGATCTGTTTATCACTCTGATCTGTTTGCAATGATTG GAACTGTCTTCCTGTGGATGTTCTGGCCCAGTTTTAACTCAGCCATCGCTGAACCAGGCTTCACCCAGCTCACAGCGGTGATCAACACCTACCTTTCCCTGGCTTCCTGTGTGCTCTCTGCCTACGCCATCTCCAGCCTCGTAGAGCACAAAGGAAAGCTGGACATG GTGCACATTCAGAATGCCACCTTGGCTGGCGGCGTCGCCGTGGGAACATGTGCTGACATGAACATCGGGCCATTTGGGGCGATGCTGATTGGATTAGTGGCTGGCATCATTTCTACCCTGGGCTTCAAGTACCTCAGT CCCATCCTGGCGTCCAACCTGGGCATCCAGGATACCTGCGGTGTCCACAATCTGCACGGCATGCCTGGCATCCTGGGCGGGTTGGCTGGTATTCTGGCTGTGGCTTTGGGGAAAAAAGA tgGTGAAGCTGCCATGCAAGCTGCTGCCTTGGCTTCATCCCTCGGGTTCGCTTTGGTTGGAGGTGCCATTACAG GTCTAATAATGAAGTTGCCGTTCTGGGGACAGCCTCCAGATCAGAACTGCTTCGATGACTCTATTTATTGGGAG GttcctgaggaggaggacgagaaTGAGGAGAGCTTGGCTCACGCCGATCACTCAAAGAACAAAGCAGAGGTTTAA
- the LOC139218329 gene encoding pinin, producing the protein MAYIVLRREKSKRKRSRSRSSSSSSSSSSSSSSSSSSSSSSSSSSSSSSGSSHSSSRSRSSSSSSDSRSKSRKQSKKRKKEKHHKKKGKKEKRHKRKKDKKAKGGEENSGPVQISKYLKDRKKGKYSMISGKKIKMKVKKSKKDKQRDKNRAELLEFLNSTL; encoded by the exons ATGGCCTACATTGTGTTAA gaagagaaaaaagcaaGCGGAAACGCAGCCGTAGTAGATCTTCCTCGTCGTCCTCTTCTAGttcgtcgtcatcatcatcgtcatcatcgtcttcttcttcttcttcgtcatcgtcctcctcttcatcgGGTTCATCACACTCATCCAGCCGCAGTCGGAGTAGCTCGAGCAGTAGCG ACTCTCGCAGTAAATCCAGAAAGCAGTctaagaaaaggaaaaaggagaaacatcacaaaaaa aaagggaagaaagagaagcGACATAAAcgtaaaaaagacaagaaagcaaaaggaggagaagaaaactcGGGACCTGTCCAGATCTCCAAG tacTTGAAGGACCGGAAAAAAGGCAAGTACAGCATGATTTCagggaagaaaataaagatgaaagtAAAGAAGTCAAAGAAAGATAAACAG cGGGATAAAAATCGAGCAGAGCTTCTTGAGTTTTTGAACTCTACTCTGTGA